From Candidatus Schekmanbacteria bacterium, one genomic window encodes:
- a CDS encoding 2-oxoacid:ferredoxin oxidoreductase subunit gamma produces the protein MATNNSKTEIRLSGSGGQGLILAGVILGEAAAIYENKYALQSQSYGPEARGGASKSDVIISDEKIDFPKATKIDVLLALTQKALDKYVVDLKSDGILIVDQDLVKNVPEDKCGKLIKVPIIDIARKKVGKVITANIVALGVLVGASGVVSREAIEKAVLARVPAAFKDLNKRALEEGFNAAGV, from the coding sequence ATGGCTACAAATAATAGTAAAACTGAGATAAGATTGAGCGGTTCAGGTGGTCAGGGATTAATTCTTGCAGGCGTTATTCTGGGCGAAGCTGCGGCGATTTATGAGAACAAATATGCTTTGCAAAGCCAGTCTTACGGACCGGAGGCAAGAGGTGGTGCAAGTAAATCCGATGTGATTATTAGCGATGAGAAGATTGATTTTCCTAAAGCTACAAAAATCGATGTTCTTCTCGCATTAACACAGAAGGCATTAGATAAGTATGTCGTTGATCTTAAAAGCGATGGCATTCTTATTGTTGACCAAGACCTTGTCAAAAATGTGCCTGAGGATAAATGCGGAAAACTTATTAAAGTTCCTATAATTGATATTGCACGAAAAAAAGTAGGAAAGGTTATTACGGCAAATATTGTTGCTTTGGGCGTATTGGTAGGCGCAAGCGGTGTTGTCTCAAGGGAAGCTATAGAAAAAGCAGTCCTTGCCCGCGTACCAGCTGCCTTTAAAGACCTAAATAAAAGGGCTTTGGAAGAAGGATTTAATGCTGCCGGTGTGTAG